Proteins co-encoded in one Ictalurus furcatus strain D&B chromosome 9, Billie_1.0, whole genome shotgun sequence genomic window:
- the rtkn2 gene encoding rhotekin-2 isoform X1, which produces MESPRDFRMFKRSERTRSSLSSGSSLAMEMKRKRIRDGVLFVQNEDCNLQEKMDFEMQMRAGAYKLLVASTKREQILDAAKSLLTCNARIKAYMTEAQRRKELQDVPGSLKRRSDMLCWYITVAGECAILNKNGMLWGNCEDFTEMFVSYRTSESQNRTPCKGKVVITGLRIPLFWKDSEHFNTKGNSQRVAVFCLMKIGSEIFDTEMVIVDRTVTDICFEGVTIFSEAKPDFELAVELYSCAVGEEGTLVNTPKKLARKLRSSFGKGSGRKLCPLLDGGDPDAFLQANPIPHGAKYSLLAYTTLGLEQTGNSFQSHSLIVLQNVEASSWLPLYGNLCCQLVAQPDCMTQDMMSGYLSQQQSIEGLQHCCRLYCVLKAGLLSCYFTPEEIQAKIEPSVIISINKDTCLRVVEGNQKGGARLSIIDPGTGNPASHVFIAETPDLLQEWLSVLLQHIYDQSQWQHTCDKLMEIEVLSPPKPPLFLTKQADSVYNDLSIGSPGKFESLTDIIHNKIEETDGRFLIGQEEESEPPHWTALFEGSRPMLVQKTVLSPGKDGAQFMSSPGLNSNKKRRAPPPPPDKLPFVHPTAHQSCPPSYQEKENSNKGIRPRTGRPSLDAKFSAIIQQLQKSHGPSRKNPPLALVEPPQNLSVPIKMDTELSLSEHEEKTSAQVPQPPLPATRNKLSKSFREKMNPKAW; this is translated from the exons ATGGAGTCACCGCGGGACTTTCGAATGTTTAAACGGAGCGAAAGGACAAGGTCCTCCTTATCGTCCGGTTCATCCCTCGCCATggagatgaagagaaagaggatAAGAGATGGTGTCTTGTTTGTACAAAACGAG GACTGTAATCTCCAGGAGAAGATGGACTTTGAGATGCAAATGAGAGCAGGGGCATATAAGCTTCTGGTGGCCAGTACCAAGAGAGAACAGATCCTCGATGCAGCCAAGAGCCTGTTAACCTGCAATGCACGAATCAAAGCCTACATGACCGAGGCACAGAGGCGGAAGGAGCTGCAGGATGTGCCTGGAAGTCTTAAAAGGAGGTCTGACATGTTGTGCTGGTACATTACGGTTGCAGGAGAATGTGCCATTTTGAACAAAAATGGTATGTTATGGGGAAACTGTGAAGACTTTACTGAAATGTTTGTGTCTTACAGGACTTCAGAGTCACAGAATAGAACGCCTTGCAAGGGCAAAGTAGTCATAACCG GTCTGCGGATCCCGCTATTTTGGAAGGATTCTGAACATTTTAACACCAAAGGGA ACTCTCAGCGGGTTGCAGTCTTCTGTCTAATGAAGATTGGCTCTGAGATATTTGACACAGAAATGGTGATTGTAGACCGAACAGTGACTGATATCTGCTTTGAGGGTGTAACAATCTT TTCTGAGGCTAAGCCGGACTTTGAGCTGGCTGTTGAGCTATACAGCTGTGCAGTGGGAGAGGAGGGAACTTTGGTCAACACACCAAAAAAACTGGCCAGGAAGCTGCGGTCCTCTTTTGGGAAAGGATCTGGAAGGAAACTCTGCCCCCTTCTGGATGGTGGAGATCCTGATGCTTTTCTTCAGGCCAACCCAATCCCACA TGGAGCAAAATATTCACTTTTGGCGTACACAACTCTGGGATTGGAGCAGACTGGGAACTCGTTCcagtctcactcactcatagtTTTACAGAATG TGGAAGCATCATCATGGCTGCCTCTCTATGGGAACTTGTGCTGTCAGCTGGTGGCACAGCCTGACTGCATGACACAGGATATGATGAGTGGTTATCTTAGCCAGCAG CAAAGTATTGAGGGTTTGCAACACTGCTGTAGGCTGTACTGTGTGCTGAAGGCCGGTCTGCTCTCCTGTTACTTCACTCCTGAGGAGATTCAAGCTAAGATAGAACCCAGTGTTATAATCTCCATAAACAAG gaCACGTGCCTTCGTGTAGTGGAGGGCAACCAAAAAGGTGGGGCTAGGCTGAGCATCATTGATCCAGGGACAGGAAACCCTGCTAGCCATGTATTCATAGCCGAGACACCTGACCTACTGCAAGAGTGGCTCAGTGTTCTGTTGCAACACATCTATGATCAGA GTCAATGGCAGCACACCTGTGATAAGCTGATGGAAATTGAGGTTTTGTCCCCACCGAAACCCCCACTTTTTCTTACAAAGCAAGCTGACTCGGTCTACAATGATCTCA GTATTGGCTCACCAGGCAAATTTGAAAGTTTGACAGACATAATTCATAATAAGATTGAAGAAACAGATGGCCGCTTTCTTATTGGTCAGGAGGAAGAAAGTGAGCCTCCTCACTGGACAGCACTGTTCGAGGGCTCCCGGCCAATGTTGGTGCAGAAGACCGTGTTATCACCAGGTAAAGACGGCGCCCAGTTCATGTCCAGTCCAGGCTTAAACAGCAACAAGAAGAGAAGAGCGCCTCCACCACCCCCTGACAAATTACCATTTGTCCATCCCACTGCCCACCAGTCATGTCCTCCATCCTACCAGGAGAAGGAGAACTCCAACAAGGGGATCAGGCCTCGTACCGGGAGACCGTCACTTGATGCTAAATTCTCAGCCATCATTCAACAGTTACAGAAGAGCCATGGACCCTCCCGCAAAAATCCACCTTTAGCCCTGGTCGAGCCCCCTCAGAACCTTTCCGTTCCAATCAAGATGGATACAGAGCTCAGTTTGTCtgaacatgaagaaaaaacaagcgCCCAGGTGCCTCAGCCACCTTTGCCTGCCACGAGAAATAAACTCAGCAAGTCCTTTAGAGAGAAGATGAACCCCAAAGCTTGGTGA
- the znf365 gene encoding protein ZNF365 encodes MQQKLCTRNTTFFVENGQACGAGAPSPPPFRCPRCGEHERFQSLAALRAHLDYNHTYDPRHNLSLPASRGYLGSDSKRATAETQTTKDAGTDTRSHQFPFSSDSLPHDQTEDTCPEQSASPEKSADGGELSIGTSLLSAPVPSVGQRLEGMIRTASSSMERRLLRISSELAHTDTALLCERAHSHHLAQERQEVLEREQALSRQVNAAVMVIATLRQQLSMSEHELERREQEVLAIQKFLEAAAQHEMCGKVRLRRFIEGLLRRIALAERLLEYYQNTPHEHYCTAHTVAPLAETGPQRITKSRSTGEQLVHDEELSHGHQTGFGASRASGERRGHHGWVQGRRSDSYEV; translated from the exons ATGCAGCAAAAGTTGTGCACGCGCAACACAACCTTTTTCGTGGAAAACGGCCAGGCTTGTGGTGCAGGGGCTCCATCTCCACCCCCGTTCCGATGCCCACGGTGTGGAGAGCATGAGCGGTTCCAGAGCTTGGCTGCGTTGCGGGCCCACCTCGACTACAATCACACATACGATCCAAGGCACAACCTCAGCCTCCCAGCCAGCAGGGGGTACTTAGGCTCTGACAGCAAGAGAGCCACTGCTGAGACGCAGACAACAAAGGACGCAGGCACTGACACACGCTCACACCAGTTCCCATTCAGCTCTGATTCCCTTCCACACGACCAGACTGAAGACACGTGCCCAGAACAGTCTGCTTCCCCGGAGAAGAGTGCCGATGGTGGGGAGTTGTCCATTGGCACCAgtctcctctctgctccagtgcCCTCGGTGGGGCAGAGGCTGGAGGGCATGATAAGGACGGCCAGTAGCAGCATGGAGCGACGACTGCTCCGGATCAGCTCGGAACTGGCCCACACTGACACAGCACTTCTGTGTGAGCGCGCACACTCGCACCACCTGGCCCAGGAGCGTCAGGAAGTGCTGGAGCGGGAGCAAGCTCTCAGCAGACAGGTGAACGCCGCTGTCATGGTCATCGCCACGCTGCGCCAGCAGCTCAGCATGTCCGAGCATGAGCTGGAACGGAGGGAACA GGAAGTACTTGCTATTCAGAAATTTCTGGAAGCAGCAGCGCAGCATGAGATGTGCGGGAAAGTCCGTTTGCGGCGGTTCATCGAGGGCCTCTTACGACGCATTGCCCTAGCTGAAAGGCTGCTGGAGTATTACCAGAATACTCCCCATGAGCACTACTGCACAGCCCACACG GTGGCTCCTTTAGCTGAGACAGGTCCCCAAAGAATAACCAAAAGCAG GTCTACAGGAGAACAATTGGTCCATGACGAGGAACTGTCACATGGGCATCAGACTGGGTTTGGAGCATCCCGGGCCTCTGGGGAGAGACGGGGTCATCATGGTTGGGTCCAGGGCAGGAGGTCAGATAGTTATGAGGTTTAG
- the rtkn2 gene encoding rhotekin-2 isoform X2 → MESPRDFRMFKRSERTRSSLSSGSSLAMEMKRKRIRDGVLFVQNEDCNLQEKMDFEMQMRAGAYKLLVASTKREQILDAAKSLLTCNARIKAYMTEAQRRKELQDVPGSLKRRTSESQNRTPCKGKVVITGLRIPLFWKDSEHFNTKGNSQRVAVFCLMKIGSEIFDTEMVIVDRTVTDICFEGVTIFSEAKPDFELAVELYSCAVGEEGTLVNTPKKLARKLRSSFGKGSGRKLCPLLDGGDPDAFLQANPIPHGAKYSLLAYTTLGLEQTGNSFQSHSLIVLQNVEASSWLPLYGNLCCQLVAQPDCMTQDMMSGYLSQQQSIEGLQHCCRLYCVLKAGLLSCYFTPEEIQAKIEPSVIISINKDTCLRVVEGNQKGGARLSIIDPGTGNPASHVFIAETPDLLQEWLSVLLQHIYDQSQWQHTCDKLMEIEVLSPPKPPLFLTKQADSVYNDLSIGSPGKFESLTDIIHNKIEETDGRFLIGQEEESEPPHWTALFEGSRPMLVQKTVLSPGKDGAQFMSSPGLNSNKKRRAPPPPPDKLPFVHPTAHQSCPPSYQEKENSNKGIRPRTGRPSLDAKFSAIIQQLQKSHGPSRKNPPLALVEPPQNLSVPIKMDTELSLSEHEEKTSAQVPQPPLPATRNKLSKSFREKMNPKAW, encoded by the exons ATGGAGTCACCGCGGGACTTTCGAATGTTTAAACGGAGCGAAAGGACAAGGTCCTCCTTATCGTCCGGTTCATCCCTCGCCATggagatgaagagaaagaggatAAGAGATGGTGTCTTGTTTGTACAAAACGAG GACTGTAATCTCCAGGAGAAGATGGACTTTGAGATGCAAATGAGAGCAGGGGCATATAAGCTTCTGGTGGCCAGTACCAAGAGAGAACAGATCCTCGATGCAGCCAAGAGCCTGTTAACCTGCAATGCACGAATCAAAGCCTACATGACCGAGGCACAGAGGCGGAAGGAGCTGCAGGATGTGCCTGGAAGTCTTAAAAGGAG GACTTCAGAGTCACAGAATAGAACGCCTTGCAAGGGCAAAGTAGTCATAACCG GTCTGCGGATCCCGCTATTTTGGAAGGATTCTGAACATTTTAACACCAAAGGGA ACTCTCAGCGGGTTGCAGTCTTCTGTCTAATGAAGATTGGCTCTGAGATATTTGACACAGAAATGGTGATTGTAGACCGAACAGTGACTGATATCTGCTTTGAGGGTGTAACAATCTT TTCTGAGGCTAAGCCGGACTTTGAGCTGGCTGTTGAGCTATACAGCTGTGCAGTGGGAGAGGAGGGAACTTTGGTCAACACACCAAAAAAACTGGCCAGGAAGCTGCGGTCCTCTTTTGGGAAAGGATCTGGAAGGAAACTCTGCCCCCTTCTGGATGGTGGAGATCCTGATGCTTTTCTTCAGGCCAACCCAATCCCACA TGGAGCAAAATATTCACTTTTGGCGTACACAACTCTGGGATTGGAGCAGACTGGGAACTCGTTCcagtctcactcactcatagtTTTACAGAATG TGGAAGCATCATCATGGCTGCCTCTCTATGGGAACTTGTGCTGTCAGCTGGTGGCACAGCCTGACTGCATGACACAGGATATGATGAGTGGTTATCTTAGCCAGCAG CAAAGTATTGAGGGTTTGCAACACTGCTGTAGGCTGTACTGTGTGCTGAAGGCCGGTCTGCTCTCCTGTTACTTCACTCCTGAGGAGATTCAAGCTAAGATAGAACCCAGTGTTATAATCTCCATAAACAAG gaCACGTGCCTTCGTGTAGTGGAGGGCAACCAAAAAGGTGGGGCTAGGCTGAGCATCATTGATCCAGGGACAGGAAACCCTGCTAGCCATGTATTCATAGCCGAGACACCTGACCTACTGCAAGAGTGGCTCAGTGTTCTGTTGCAACACATCTATGATCAGA GTCAATGGCAGCACACCTGTGATAAGCTGATGGAAATTGAGGTTTTGTCCCCACCGAAACCCCCACTTTTTCTTACAAAGCAAGCTGACTCGGTCTACAATGATCTCA GTATTGGCTCACCAGGCAAATTTGAAAGTTTGACAGACATAATTCATAATAAGATTGAAGAAACAGATGGCCGCTTTCTTATTGGTCAGGAGGAAGAAAGTGAGCCTCCTCACTGGACAGCACTGTTCGAGGGCTCCCGGCCAATGTTGGTGCAGAAGACCGTGTTATCACCAGGTAAAGACGGCGCCCAGTTCATGTCCAGTCCAGGCTTAAACAGCAACAAGAAGAGAAGAGCGCCTCCACCACCCCCTGACAAATTACCATTTGTCCATCCCACTGCCCACCAGTCATGTCCTCCATCCTACCAGGAGAAGGAGAACTCCAACAAGGGGATCAGGCCTCGTACCGGGAGACCGTCACTTGATGCTAAATTCTCAGCCATCATTCAACAGTTACAGAAGAGCCATGGACCCTCCCGCAAAAATCCACCTTTAGCCCTGGTCGAGCCCCCTCAGAACCTTTCCGTTCCAATCAAGATGGATACAGAGCTCAGTTTGTCtgaacatgaagaaaaaacaagcgCCCAGGTGCCTCAGCCACCTTTGCCTGCCACGAGAAATAAACTCAGCAAGTCCTTTAGAGAGAAGATGAACCCCAAAGCTTGGTGA